In the genome of Sardina pilchardus chromosome 14, fSarPil1.1, whole genome shotgun sequence, one region contains:
- the si:ch73-234b20.5 gene encoding vesicle-associated membrane protein 8 isoform X3 — MADFSAQPSSSPSKVSQVQDQVNDVKVILKDNINKVLERGERLDDLIDKTDDLQATADSFQKTSTRVARKYWWKNIKMMIIIGVIVAIIIILIILLATGVIPS, encoded by the exons ATG GCTGACTTCAGTGCCCAGCCATCATCTTCTCCAAGCAAAGTCAGTCAGGTGCAAGATCAAGTTAATGATGTCAAAGTTATCCTCAAAGACAACATCAACAAAGTcttggagaggggagagaggcttGATGATTTGATCGACAAGACTGATGATCTACAGGCAACC GCGGATTCATTTCAGAAAACATCAACACGAGTTGCACGAAAATACTGGTGGAAGAATATAAAGATGATGATCATCATTGGTGTCATTGTAGCGATCATCATTATTCTCATCATTCTGCTGGCTACTGGTGTCATCCCTTCATAA
- the hnrnpd gene encoding heterogeneous nuclear ribonucleoprotein D0 isoform X2, whose protein sequence is MSEEQFLTEDSSMNMEEDSEANNDDQVLTGGEPQGSSAESEGSKIDASKNEEDEGKMFVGGLSWDTTKKDLKDYFSKFGEVVDCTLKLDPMTGRSRGFGFVLFKEAEGVEKVITQKEHKLNGKVIDPKKAKAMKSKEPVKKIFVGGLSPDTPEEKIKEYFDGFGEVESIELPMENKTNKRRGFCFVTFKEEEPVKKIMEKKFHNIGLSKCEIKVAMSKEQYQQQQQWGGRGGYSVRSRGRGGGPNQNWNQGYGNYWNQGYGNYGNYGYNNQGYGGYGGYDYSGYNNYYGYDQQGGYGKSPRRGGHQNSYKPY, encoded by the exons ATGTCTGAGGAACAGTTTTTAACCGAGGATTCCTCGATGAATATGGAAGAAGACAGCGAAGCGAACAATGACGATCAAGTGTTAACAGGTGGAGAACCACAGGGTAGTTCTGCAGAATCAGAAGGATCAAAGATTGATGCCAGCAAAAACGAGGAAGATGAAGG GAAGATGTTTGTCGGTGGACTAAGTTGGGACACCACCAAGaaagatttgaaagactacttcAGCAAGTTTGGGGAGGTCGTTGATTGCACTTTGAAGCTGGATCCCATGACAGGCCGGTCCAGGGGGTTTGGCTTTGTATTATTTAAAGAAGCTGAGGGTGTTGAAAAG gTAATTACTCAAAAGGAGCACAAATTAAATGGAAAAGTGATCGACCCCAAAAAGGCAAAGGCTATGAAAAGCAAAGAGCCTGTAAAGAAGATATTTGTTGGCGGACTATCACCAGACACTCCTGAGGAGAAGATAAAGGAATACTTTGATGGATTTGGTGAG GTGGAATCTATTGAATTGCCAATGGAAAATAAGACAAACAAAAGGAGAGGCTTCTGTTTTGTTACTTTCAAAGAAGAAGAACCAGTGAAGAAAATAATGGAAAAGAAATTCCATAATATAGGTTTGAGTAAG TGTGAAATAAAGGTAGCCATGTCGAAAGAGCAGtaccaacagcagcaacagtggGGAGGCAGAGGAGGTTATTCAGTCCGGTCTCGAGGAAGAGGCGGAG GCCCAAATCAAAATTGGAATCAAGGATATGGCAATTATTGGAACCAGGGCTATGGCAACTATGGAAACTATGGCTACAACAATCAAGGCTATGGAGGATATGGGGGCTACGATTACTCTGGTTACAACAACTATTATGGATATG ATCAACAGGGTGGCTATGGTAAATCTCCTAGGCGTGGAGGTCACCAGAACAGCTACAAGCCATACTAA
- the si:ch73-234b20.5 gene encoding vesicle-associated membrane protein 7 isoform X1 has translation MPVVYSCITRGPTILTDLALTGGNFKDKALSIIRPLTVGPLYRRSVLIDGFRYHVLSEDGITYICITEPSFESKHAHNFLDELQRTFVNSPLITRVAFAQPYEFSADLSQVLCKQMADFSAQPSSSPSKVSQVQDQVNDVKVILKDNINKVLERGERLDDLIDKTDDLQATADSFQKTSTRVARKYWWKNIKMMIIIGVIVAIIIILIILLATGVIPS, from the exons ATGCCTGTTGTGTACTCATGCATCACCAGAGGCCCCACCATTCTCACTGACCTGGCTCTTACAGGTGGAAATTTTAAG GATAAAGCACTGAGTATAATCCGACCACTTACAGTTGGACCTTTGTATAGAAGATCTGTCCTGATAGATGG ttttaggTATCATGTCCTGTCAGAGGATGGGATTACATACATCTGCATCACTGAACCAAGTTTTGAATCCAAGCACGCTCATAATTTCCTTGATGAG CTCCAGAGGACTTTTGTGAACAGCCCTCTGATAACAAGAGTGGCCTTTGCCCAGCCATACGAATTCAGCGCTGACCTCAGTCAGGTGCTCTGTAAGCAAATG GCTGACTTCAGTGCCCAGCCATCATCTTCTCCAAGCAAAGTCAGTCAGGTGCAAGATCAAGTTAATGATGTCAAAGTTATCCTCAAAGACAACATCAACAAAGTcttggagaggggagagaggcttGATGATTTGATCGACAAGACTGATGATCTACAGGCAACC GCGGATTCATTTCAGAAAACATCAACACGAGTTGCACGAAAATACTGGTGGAAGAATATAAAGATGATGATCATCATTGGTGTCATTGTAGCGATCATCATTATTCTCATCATTCTGCTGGCTACTGGTGTCATCCCTTCATAA
- the LOC134101275 gene encoding uncharacterized protein LOC134101275, with translation MEHNWKVVEFADKGTAVVPHSWESLGTCAWPPRDVAKATRQRTLPAIGWQIFKDVRCLAICDTYEKACQRLKKTTDPDCATSDIDTEPETVYPKKRKLKPNRKYSPNLYEEDREAFQKRPDIISPDVRNSYRAAADVLNWEEDDTPRATNMMLDSPHSSHTVLDTHRATNMMSDTHRATNMVSDTHRATNMMSDTHRATNMMSGKSR, from the exons ATGGAGCATAACTGGAAGGTTGTGGAGTTCGCAGACAAAGGGACAGCAGTTGTCCCACATTCCTGGGAGAGTCTGGGCACATGTGCGTGGCCCCCTCGTGATGTGGCCAAGGCGACAAGACAGCGAACACTGCCCGCCATAGGCTGGCAGATCTTTAAGGATGTCCGTTGCCTTGCCATTTGTG ACACCTATGAGAAGGCTTGTCAAcgcctgaaaaaaacaacagaccCGGACTGTGCAACATCTGATATAGATACAGAACCGGAAACTGTGtatccaaaaaaaagaaaactgaa GCCTAATCGCAAATACAGTCCGAACCTGTATGAAGAGGATCGGGAAGCATTTCAGAAGCGGCCGGACATTATATCTCCTG ATGTTCGCAACAGCTACAGGGCAGCGGCAGATGTGCTTAACTGGGAAGAGGATG ACACTCCTCGTGCAACCAACATGATGTTAG ACTCACCTCATTCAAGCCACACAGTGCTGG ACACTCATCGTGCAACCAACATGATGTCAG ACACTCATCGTGCAACCAACATGGTGTCAG ACACTCATCGTGCAACCAACATGATGTCAG ACACTCATCGTGCAACCAACATGATGTCAGGTAAGTCACGGTGA
- the hnrnpd gene encoding heterogeneous nuclear ribonucleoprotein D0 isoform X1, which translates to MSEEQFLTEDSSMNMEEDSEANNDDQVLTGGEPQGSSAESEGSKIDASKNEEDEGKMFVGGLSWDTTKKDLKDYFSKFGEVVDCTLKLDPMTGRSRGFGFVLFKEAEGVEKVITQKEHKLNGKVIDPKKAKAMKSKEPVKKIFVGGLSPDTPEEKIKEYFDGFGEVESIELPMENKTNKRRGFCFVTFKEEEPVKKIMEKKFHNIGLSKCEIKVAMSKEQYQQQQQWGGRGGYSVRSRGRGGGPNQNWNQGYGNYWNQGYGNYGNYGYNNQGYGGYGGYDYSGYNNYYGYGDYSNQQGGYGKSPRRGGHQNSYKPY; encoded by the exons ATGTCTGAGGAACAGTTTTTAACCGAGGATTCCTCGATGAATATGGAAGAAGACAGCGAAGCGAACAATGACGATCAAGTGTTAACAGGTGGAGAACCACAGGGTAGTTCTGCAGAATCAGAAGGATCAAAGATTGATGCCAGCAAAAACGAGGAAGATGAAGG GAAGATGTTTGTCGGTGGACTAAGTTGGGACACCACCAAGaaagatttgaaagactacttcAGCAAGTTTGGGGAGGTCGTTGATTGCACTTTGAAGCTGGATCCCATGACAGGCCGGTCCAGGGGGTTTGGCTTTGTATTATTTAAAGAAGCTGAGGGTGTTGAAAAG gTAATTACTCAAAAGGAGCACAAATTAAATGGAAAAGTGATCGACCCCAAAAAGGCAAAGGCTATGAAAAGCAAAGAGCCTGTAAAGAAGATATTTGTTGGCGGACTATCACCAGACACTCCTGAGGAGAAGATAAAGGAATACTTTGATGGATTTGGTGAG GTGGAATCTATTGAATTGCCAATGGAAAATAAGACAAACAAAAGGAGAGGCTTCTGTTTTGTTACTTTCAAAGAAGAAGAACCAGTGAAGAAAATAATGGAAAAGAAATTCCATAATATAGGTTTGAGTAAG TGTGAAATAAAGGTAGCCATGTCGAAAGAGCAGtaccaacagcagcaacagtggGGAGGCAGAGGAGGTTATTCAGTCCGGTCTCGAGGAAGAGGCGGAG GCCCAAATCAAAATTGGAATCAAGGATATGGCAATTATTGGAACCAGGGCTATGGCAACTATGGAAACTATGGCTACAACAATCAAGGCTATGGAGGATATGGGGGCTACGATTACTCTGGTTACAACAACTATTATGGATATGGTGACTACAGCA ATCAACAGGGTGGCTATGGTAAATCTCCTAGGCGTGGAGGTCACCAGAACAGCTACAAGCCATACTAA